The DNA sequence GGGGGGAACTGCTGGCGTCACTGTCGGACGAGATGCTTGCTCGACGCGCCCAGCACGGTGATTCAGAGGCGTTCGATGTTCTGGTCGTCCGGCATGGCCCCGCGCTGCTGAGATTCGTTGCCCGCACGTATCCGGAGCGGGCGGAGTATGACGACATCGTCCAGGAGACGTTCATCGCCGCCTGGAAAGGGCTGCCGTCGTTTGCCTTTCGGTCGCAGTTCCGCACCTGGTTGTACTCACTTGCGTCCCGGAAGACCGTGGACGCAATGCGGCGGCGCCGTCGCGACGTCGATATCGACGACGTGCCCGAAGTCGCGGATATCAGTGCTGGGCCCGGTGAACGAGCCCTGGACGGCGATTTCCTTGCCGCGTTGAGTCGTGAGTTATCGCAGCTGCCCTATTCGGCGCGGGCGACCTGGTGGCTTCGTGAGGTCTACGACCTACCG is a window from the Mycobacteroides salmoniphilum genome containing:
- a CDS encoding RNA polymerase sigma factor — protein: MPRGELLASLSDEMLARRAQHGDSEAFDVLVVRHGPALLRFVARTYPERAEYDDIVQETFIAAWKGLPSFAFRSQFRTWLYSLASRKTVDAMRRRRRDVDIDDVPEVADISAGPGERALDGDFLAALSRELSQLPYSARATWWLREVYDLPLAEIATVLRTTEGSVRGNLQRTRKRLAEALKDFRP